The Bos taurus isolate L1 Dominette 01449 registration number 42190680 breed Hereford chromosome 18, ARS-UCD2.0, whole genome shotgun sequence genome has a window encoding:
- the RSPH6A gene encoding radial spoke head protein 6 homolog A isoform X3: MGDPPPDPEPPSQPTSSSRNSQVSERRRSRERTRPLVPEELQQIPLDPQILRGSQEVLSNQSNLRGWPQRASLTPNENLVFQAEDPYVNPGFSAEVQPQAYLSEGRLQASHNASLMLPQLQQGEGNLFQQLESAYQGPPADLPGQFTMYQREDLPFSQGTQHGPYMRDDPTLQFSPSELGFMSFNMELPEPEPRELAVQNAKAYLLQTSVNSDLSLYEHLANMLTKILNQRPEDPLFLLESLNRTTQWEWFHPKLDTLRDDPEMQPTYEMAERQKALFGRSGSGEGEQEMEEETAETAVPNIMEKAFYFEQAGVGLSSDESFRVFMALKQLVEQQPIHTCRFWGKILGLSRSYLVAEVEFREGEEEAEEEEVEEMTEGGEGMEAHGEEEGDEDEDKATDVIPKPTWKPPPVIPKEDSRTGTNRYLYFVCNEPGRPWMRLPHVTPIQIVQARKIRKFFTGYLDAPVISYPPFPGNEANYLRAQIARISAATHISPLGFYQFGEEEGDEEEEGGAGRDSYEENPDFEGIPVLELVDSMANWVHHTQHILPQGRCTWVNPLQKTEEEEELGEEEEKADEGVEEVEQEVGPPLLTPLSEDAGNLRTSTSAGVTSTVLRTSTHPCQPPFSTSTPAARTL; this comes from the exons ATGGGGGACCCTCCACCTGACCCCGAGCCCCCTTCTCAGCCGACCTCCAGCAGTAGAAACTCACAGGTCTCCGAGCGGCGGCGCAGTCGGGAACGCACCAGGCCCCTGGTCCCCGAGGAGCTGCAGCAGATACCGCTTGACCCCCAGATCCTGCGCGGCAGTCAGGAGGTGCTGTCGAATCAGAGCAACCTCCGTGGCTGGCCACAGAGGGCCAGCCTGACCCCAAACGAGAACCTGGTTTTCCAGGCCGAGGACCCTTATGTGAACCCAGGCTTTTCCGCAGAGGTGCAGCCCCAAGCTTACCTGAGCGAGGGCAGGCTCCAGGCCAGCCACAACGCCAGCCTAATGCTGCCCCAGCTACAGCAGGGTGAAGGCAACCTATTCCAGCAACTGGAGTCTGCCTACCAGGGGCCGCCGGCAGACCTCCCAGGCCAGTTCACCATGTACCAGAGAGAAGACCTGCCATTCAGCCAGGGTACCCAGCATGGGCCCTACATGAGGGATGACCCCACTCTTCAGTTCTCGCCCTCTGAGCTGGGTTTCATGTCCTTCAATATGGAGTTGCCCGAGCCAGAACCTCGCGAGCTGGCCGTGCAGAACGCCAAGGCCTACCTGCTGCAGACCAGCGTCAACAGCGACCTCAGCCT GTATGAGCACCTGGCGAACATGCTGACCAAGATCCTGAACCAGAGGCCGGAGGACCCCTTGTTCCTCCTGGAGTCGCTGAACCGCACCACTCAGTGGGAATGGTTCCACCCCAAGTTGGATACGCTTCGGGACGACCCGGAGATGCAGCCCACTTACGAGATGGCCGAGAGGCAGAAGGCGTTGTTCGGCCGGAGCGGCAGTGGCGAGGGCgagcaggagatggaggaggagacg GCTGAGACCGCGGTGCCAAACATAATGGAGAAGGCCTTCTACTTCGAGCAGGCCGGCGTGGGCCTGAGCTCCGATGAGAGTTTCCGCGTCTTCATGGCCCTGAAGCAGCTGGTGGAGCAGCAGCCCATCCACACCTGCCGCTTCTGGGGCAAGATCCTGGGGCTCAGTCGCAGCTACCTGGTGGCCGAGGTGGAATTCCGGGAGGGCGAAGAggaggcggaggaggaggaggtggaggagatgACGGAGGGCGGCGAGGGGATGGAGGCGCACGGAGAGGAGGAGGGCGACGAGGACGAGGATAAGGCCACGGACGTCATCCCCAAGCCCACGTGGAAGCCGCCGCCCGTCATCCCCAAGGAAGACAGCCGAACCGGCACCAACAGGTACCTGTATTTCGTGTGCAACGAGCCGGGCAGGCCGTGGATGCGGCTGCCCCACGTCACACCGATCCAGATCGTGCAGGCCCGCAAGATCAGGAAGTTCTTCACGGGTTACCTGGACGCGCCAGTCATCAGCTACCCGCCCTTCCCGGGCAACGAGGCCAACTACCTGCGGGCCCAGATCGCCCGCATCTCGGCCGCCACGCACATCAGTCCCCTCGGCTTCTACCAGTTTGGCGAGGAGGAGGGCGACGAAGAGGAGGAAGGTGGAGCCGGGCGCGACTCCTACGAGGAGAACCCCGATTTTGAGGGCATCCCGGTCCTCGAGCTGGTGGATTCCATGGCCAACTGGGTGCACCACACGCAGCACATCCTGCCGCAG GGCCGCTGCACTTGGGTGAACCCTttgcagaagacagaagaggaggaagagttgggggaggaggaagagaaggcagaTGAAGGCGTAGAGGAAGTGGAGCAGGAGGTCGGGCCCCCGCTGCTGACCCCGCTCTCAGAAGACGCAG
- the RSPH6A gene encoding radial spoke head protein 6 homolog A isoform X2: MGDPPPDPEPPSQPTSSSRNSQVSERRRSRERTRPLVPEELQQIPLDPQILRGSQEVLSNQSNLRGWPQRASLTPNENLVFQAEDPYVNPGFSAEVQPQAYLSEGRLQASHNASLMLPQLQQGEGNLFQQLESAYQGPPADLPGQFTMYQREDLPFSQGTQHGPYMRDDPTLQFSPSELGFMSFNMELPEPEPRELAVQNAKAYLLQTSVNSDLSLYEHLANMLTKILNQRPEDPLFLLESLNRTTQWEWFHPKLDTLRDDPEMQPTYEMAERQKALFGRSGSGEGEQEMEEETAETAVPNIMEKAFYFEQAGVGLSSDESFRVFMALKQLVEQQPIHTCRFWGKILGLSRSYLVAEVEFREGEEEAEEEEVEEMTEGGEGMEAHGEEEGDEDEDKATDVIPKPTWKPPPVIPKEDSRTGTNRYLYFVCNEPGRPWMRLPHVTPIQIVQARKIRKFFTGYLDAPVISYPPFPGNEANYLRAQIARISAATHISPLGFYQFGEEEGDEEEEGGAGRDSYEENPDFEGIPVLELVDSMANWVHHTQHILPQGRCTWVNPLQKTEEEEELGEEEEKADEGVEEVEQEVGPPLLTPLSEDAEIMHMAPWTARLSCTLSPQYSVAVVRSNLWPGAYAYASGNPHSARVPQRPGHYRDERPHGGGGAGPEGCPGAGPGGCGGRGRRRRGR, translated from the exons ATGGGGGACCCTCCACCTGACCCCGAGCCCCCTTCTCAGCCGACCTCCAGCAGTAGAAACTCACAGGTCTCCGAGCGGCGGCGCAGTCGGGAACGCACCAGGCCCCTGGTCCCCGAGGAGCTGCAGCAGATACCGCTTGACCCCCAGATCCTGCGCGGCAGTCAGGAGGTGCTGTCGAATCAGAGCAACCTCCGTGGCTGGCCACAGAGGGCCAGCCTGACCCCAAACGAGAACCTGGTTTTCCAGGCCGAGGACCCTTATGTGAACCCAGGCTTTTCCGCAGAGGTGCAGCCCCAAGCTTACCTGAGCGAGGGCAGGCTCCAGGCCAGCCACAACGCCAGCCTAATGCTGCCCCAGCTACAGCAGGGTGAAGGCAACCTATTCCAGCAACTGGAGTCTGCCTACCAGGGGCCGCCGGCAGACCTCCCAGGCCAGTTCACCATGTACCAGAGAGAAGACCTGCCATTCAGCCAGGGTACCCAGCATGGGCCCTACATGAGGGATGACCCCACTCTTCAGTTCTCGCCCTCTGAGCTGGGTTTCATGTCCTTCAATATGGAGTTGCCCGAGCCAGAACCTCGCGAGCTGGCCGTGCAGAACGCCAAGGCCTACCTGCTGCAGACCAGCGTCAACAGCGACCTCAGCCT GTATGAGCACCTGGCGAACATGCTGACCAAGATCCTGAACCAGAGGCCGGAGGACCCCTTGTTCCTCCTGGAGTCGCTGAACCGCACCACTCAGTGGGAATGGTTCCACCCCAAGTTGGATACGCTTCGGGACGACCCGGAGATGCAGCCCACTTACGAGATGGCCGAGAGGCAGAAGGCGTTGTTCGGCCGGAGCGGCAGTGGCGAGGGCgagcaggagatggaggaggagacg GCTGAGACCGCGGTGCCAAACATAATGGAGAAGGCCTTCTACTTCGAGCAGGCCGGCGTGGGCCTGAGCTCCGATGAGAGTTTCCGCGTCTTCATGGCCCTGAAGCAGCTGGTGGAGCAGCAGCCCATCCACACCTGCCGCTTCTGGGGCAAGATCCTGGGGCTCAGTCGCAGCTACCTGGTGGCCGAGGTGGAATTCCGGGAGGGCGAAGAggaggcggaggaggaggaggtggaggagatgACGGAGGGCGGCGAGGGGATGGAGGCGCACGGAGAGGAGGAGGGCGACGAGGACGAGGATAAGGCCACGGACGTCATCCCCAAGCCCACGTGGAAGCCGCCGCCCGTCATCCCCAAGGAAGACAGCCGAACCGGCACCAACAGGTACCTGTATTTCGTGTGCAACGAGCCGGGCAGGCCGTGGATGCGGCTGCCCCACGTCACACCGATCCAGATCGTGCAGGCCCGCAAGATCAGGAAGTTCTTCACGGGTTACCTGGACGCGCCAGTCATCAGCTACCCGCCCTTCCCGGGCAACGAGGCCAACTACCTGCGGGCCCAGATCGCCCGCATCTCGGCCGCCACGCACATCAGTCCCCTCGGCTTCTACCAGTTTGGCGAGGAGGAGGGCGACGAAGAGGAGGAAGGTGGAGCCGGGCGCGACTCCTACGAGGAGAACCCCGATTTTGAGGGCATCCCGGTCCTCGAGCTGGTGGATTCCATGGCCAACTGGGTGCACCACACGCAGCACATCCTGCCGCAG GGCCGCTGCACTTGGGTGAACCCTttgcagaagacagaagaggaggaagagttgggggaggaggaagagaaggcagaTGAAGGCGTAGAGGAAGTGGAGCAGGAGGTCGGGCCCCCGCTGCTGACCCCGCTCTCAGAAGACGCAG AAATCATGCACATGGCACCGTGGACCGCCCGCCTGTCCTGCACTCTCAGCCCGCAGTATTCCGTGGCTGTCGTGCGCTCCAATCTCTGGCCAGGGGCCTATGCCTACGCCAGTGGCAA